One window from the genome of Paracoccus zhejiangensis encodes:
- a CDS encoding DUF7507 domain-containing protein, with protein sequence MSGFIRLCITLLLISLAGTAGAQSISDIRGRVENVTSNLTTLYCSVFYPQQGYATSAVGFRYGNPNANSGTNCGQPTASSGVQIAPTQPGAFTPGQFVPVATITDFNNPVFAGLGGPAAGPTITSNLLLSVMGSPALPYTISKHETPNNGNCVYGPQITDCYDRITLAAASETGTAAFIASDGNAYTLNVGGVAPATDGVCPAAPTRQGAVYYDVPERATTVFCVYARISPVNAIRIVKSANPAAATTNFAFTSTQSGGTATAFPASFTLTGANSTSTSEIIRTYAGGTINIRESALAGWQLTNLACVASDGNLSGVSSSLSTGVTLTNLPTGSTNRLITCTFTNTLDNPQMTVEKTVSPTSITAPGTLTYNITVRNTGNIPLTGLALTDTVTQQGTTLATPAPTFVSGDTNSNNSLDVGESWVYRASYAATQANIDNGNSILNSVSARTTQITTPQVATATTAISASPAMSITKTTAQTTATAAGQVITYDIRVANRGNVTLNGIALTDTVTQGGTSRATPATTRVSGDTNSNSRLDVGETWIYSASYTVTQADINNGANLLNTATVASTTPGASGQSATATTTLAASPAFSVTKTAGATSVSAPGPVSFTITVRNEGNVTLTGVSLADTLTRGNGTTVTLTPTLSSGDTNTNTQLDVGETWTYTASYPVTQADLDDGRRLSNSVSVTTVQSPTPRVDTAVVNMVRQPAYTLSKAVNQANITAPGTLTYTITIANTGNIALTNPAISDQIQRGSTAPVPPTTGPTRSGGDTNGNGVLDVGETWTYAATYAVTQAMINAGQPITNRVETGFDQIPERRFATATTLVNQAAAMSVTKTVDLGSITTPGPLTYTIVVRNVGNTDLTGLAFTDTINQGGTVLTPAPVPTRTANGNGDEILDVGEFWQYRAVFTVTQAQIDNGARLENTFAMTSTQTPSPVSGSVRTQITQSPAFSVEKTVDPVTTASPGTLTYQIRIQNDGNVSLSLPLAEITDRVNAPGGTATPQVALDEGDTDADQMLDVGEVWLLSTSYALTQAAIDAGDPSNPGATGFDIVNTVRAAASFGGNALIRTDIATTTVTRGPAMSVLKSVDRTSIAAPGSLAYTITVENTGNVALTGIALDDRITQGGTETRPTSGPTLSAGDSNGDGVLNVGERWTYVATYAVNQAAIDAGGTIRNSVTVTSSQTPAATANASTTIQSLPALSVTKTVDQPTVSAVGPLNYTISVRNSGNVTLQNLVLNDSLVPSASISPDPMGLSLAPGQTRLFTAVYNVTQADLDAGGAIVNTVTASADGLPANAAQASATSQIEQRQRFAIGKQVDRTAIDAPGTLNYAITVTNTGNVSINGCELTDRVTQDSTSGGTVVLPATAPVCSASQTVLAPGQSWTWSMPFTVTQAMIDRGTAITNTATFDAENVSPDSAQAVTVVGRNPGFSIDKTVSAATISAPGSLTYTITVRNTGNVTLTNPSLSDPALPGLSAPAGDGNGNGLLDVGETWVWTGTRQVTQAMIDAGTPISNSATFSSSETQPQSDEAVTQVTRSPLASISKTVSPTTVSAPETVSFTVRAENTGNVTLTSPVLSDPLIPAGAPTSGDDGNGLMEIGEIWVWTLPYDITQEMIDAGSPILNTASFDTAETSPQSDAAQVTIQQDPGLALVKTGSHEDANGNSRADAGERVNYVFTVSNTGNVALRQIDVTDASLSPQLVGTVAQLAPGATATLRASYALTQEDIDRGRVTNTALARGQTANGAPVEDTSGSGTGNDTPTVVTLPAQPGLSLDKRLAAGEDPTYSRLGRIINYEFEVTNTGNVTLAGPVTVTDSLTTTPVCPAGNLLPGASMICTASSRVTQADLDRGEIDNTATANADGQSATDRLIMLAVQSPALTLVKSSDHSGAFGEGIVVNYSYEVTNSGNQTISGPITVSDNRIPGGIECLPSGSVLLPGNSRICTASYTVTEIDSRAGSVTNNATATGQGPNGPVQSPPASVTVPADADPALTLAKQFVTGGTVSDSLTYGAGDTITYRFTVRNTGQTDIFGPLRVDDATLGETVTCSAGSGIALTIGETVTCDLDHVVTQADLDRGQLVNTATATGNIPDGIGGLAEITSPPATATAQSNAAPALSLTKTAEPAAGAALGDVIAFTVTARNDGSQTLRDLRVLDPMLADFACPSPLAVLAPGETMVCSGSWQVTQADIDAGEVSNTATATAFAPPPASGGNGVQLSATATAVHQTQTGAPALDLAKVAALVDQNGDGVASLGDAVEYTLTVRNTGNVTLRGVEINDPMLGASPVLTLAQLLPGDSRSLVRSHTLTQAQLDDPSGQITNTANASGRDPDDATVTAPPASASLPLAGREGVDLVKTGTFIDQDGDGRANAGDQMAYVFAITNTGTVTLTNVVLTDALVGVTVTGSPLARIAPGDTDRSITGSYELTQDDIDRGTLANDATVTAQTPNSGEVTDQASHSTNLDSVGALRLVKTGTYVDADSSGTMNVGDRIDYVLEVTNTGTETLAPVVVSDPLLSLSQTIARMAPGATELVTRSYVLRQSDIDEGTRDNLADAAGTRPNGSATGQQAFAEVPLEQQADFTLTKDAAYQDSNGDGRISFGDEIVYRLVVRNTGTVTLNGIEISDPLLGGVVAQTGALEPNQEQSVLAEYPLTQDDIDAGSVTNEATAQAYAPNGELLTREAGTTTPLDTTPAMTVTKVADQEVIGQAGVIAYTITLENTGATTLRGIALEDQVRQDDVPVATLQPTPVDRGDGNDTLSPGEVWTWRASYAVGQEQIDDGSDLVNRIRITAANTSLAVIAEAPTRIEAETGLDLVKTASAALSDPAQPGDVVTYTFRITNTGQQRLDNVTLTDPKEGMELPRTTVAQLAAGATVELTGTYALTQDDLDRGLVSNQALVSGTRPDRTDLRDLSGPDPATDAPTVVPLDPAAELVLVKSARHDDANGDGAMSLGETLVYSFTVQNAGNVVLRGITVSDPMLAGSPFGTVAILAPGETRPIPETGSHVITEADVAAGSVTNTATASGARPDGETVTGQDQLITSLVAAPTAENDERLLQQPGQPVTITILSNDSTTGGAALDPASVRIVGAPGDGRRLVVEGQGIWTVDPATGVLTFAPATGFTGDPDPIRYLVSTMAGVVSNSATVTVTYARTGLDLQNEIVGNRDVNGNGIFDAGDIAVFEFTVTNTGNVPLTGVTVATTSLPLPGLVCVPVDLAPGETVVLRCTGAEYTVTEADMQAGEITMTAEASGEDPWGAAVTAEAVAAEPVAQPVEPTLELTKRALLTRVTAGQDVPFEITVENLETEQRAVVDVIDTLPPGFLYRRGSGRVDGEAVETREAGNRVTFDEVTIEPGETVVIRLTAFVPGSVTPGEYVNRVIARDSDTGNQLGNEATATVTIEAEPVFDCGTVIGRVFDDQSGDGYQQPGELGIGGVRLVTVNGVFVTSDQHGRFHLPCPDLPRDIGSNFVLKLDESSLPADTAVTSENPRVIRLTAGKMTEANFGVARLQVVAVDLAAMAFAGNDPIPALVDGLQGMVAQIATRPSLIRLNYTEAQESRELILARLQAVTRTIRAIWPATASYQPRIDTQITRQRAGN encoded by the coding sequence ATGTCGGGATTCATCAGGCTCTGCATTACTCTTCTACTGATTTCCCTTGCCGGAACAGCAGGCGCGCAATCGATCAGCGACATCCGCGGGCGCGTCGAGAATGTCACCTCGAACCTCACCACGCTGTATTGCAGCGTCTTCTATCCCCAGCAGGGCTATGCGACCTCGGCCGTCGGGTTCCGGTATGGCAACCCTAACGCGAACTCCGGAACGAATTGCGGCCAACCGACGGCGAGCAGCGGGGTCCAGATCGCGCCGACACAACCGGGAGCCTTCACGCCCGGACAATTCGTGCCGGTCGCCACCATCACCGATTTCAACAACCCGGTCTTTGCCGGCTTGGGCGGCCCTGCGGCAGGTCCGACCATCACCTCGAACCTCCTCCTGTCGGTCATGGGCAGCCCCGCCCTGCCCTATACGATCAGCAAGCACGAGACCCCGAACAACGGCAACTGCGTCTATGGCCCGCAGATCACCGATTGCTATGACCGGATCACCCTCGCCGCAGCGAGCGAGACCGGAACCGCCGCGTTCATCGCCTCGGACGGGAATGCCTATACGCTGAATGTCGGCGGTGTCGCGCCGGCCACGGACGGAGTCTGCCCCGCCGCTCCGACCCGTCAGGGCGCTGTCTATTACGACGTGCCGGAACGGGCGACGACCGTGTTCTGTGTCTATGCAAGGATCTCGCCGGTCAACGCCATCCGCATCGTCAAATCCGCCAACCCTGCGGCTGCCACGACCAATTTCGCCTTCACCTCGACCCAAAGCGGCGGCACCGCCACCGCCTTCCCGGCGAGCTTCACCCTGACCGGCGCCAACAGCACCAGCACCAGCGAGATCATTCGCACCTATGCCGGCGGCACGATCAACATCCGCGAAAGCGCGCTGGCCGGCTGGCAGCTGACCAACCTTGCCTGCGTCGCCAGCGACGGCAACCTGAGCGGCGTCAGCTCGAGCCTCAGCACCGGTGTCACGCTGACCAACCTGCCGACCGGATCGACCAACCGGCTGATCACCTGCACCTTCACCAACACGCTCGACAACCCGCAGATGACGGTCGAGAAGACCGTCTCGCCGACCTCGATCACGGCGCCGGGCACGCTGACCTACAACATTACCGTGCGCAATACCGGGAACATTCCGCTGACCGGCTTGGCGTTGACCGACACCGTGACCCAGCAGGGCACGACGCTGGCCACGCCGGCGCCGACCTTTGTTTCGGGCGATACGAACAGCAACAACAGCCTCGATGTCGGCGAAAGCTGGGTCTACCGCGCCAGCTATGCGGCGACGCAGGCCAATATCGACAATGGCAACAGCATCCTGAACAGCGTGTCTGCGCGCACGACCCAGATCACCACGCCGCAGGTCGCGACCGCCACCACCGCGATCAGCGCCAGCCCGGCCATGTCCATCACCAAGACCACGGCGCAGACCACCGCCACCGCCGCCGGTCAGGTCATCACCTATGACATCCGCGTCGCCAACCGCGGCAATGTCACACTGAACGGCATCGCCCTCACCGATACCGTCACCCAGGGCGGCACCAGCCGCGCCACGCCCGCCACCACGCGCGTCTCGGGCGACACCAATTCGAACAGCCGCCTCGATGTCGGCGAAACCTGGATCTATTCGGCCAGCTACACCGTCACCCAGGCCGATATCAACAATGGCGCCAACCTGCTGAACACCGCCACTGTAGCCAGCACCACGCCGGGCGCCAGCGGACAAAGTGCCACAGCCACGACGACGCTTGCCGCCTCGCCCGCCTTCTCGGTCACCAAGACCGCCGGGGCGACCAGCGTCAGCGCGCCCGGTCCGGTCAGTTTCACCATCACCGTCCGGAACGAGGGCAACGTCACCCTGACCGGCGTCAGCCTTGCCGACACGCTGACGCGCGGCAACGGCACGACCGTCACCCTGACCCCCACGCTGAGCAGCGGCGACACGAACACCAACACCCAGCTGGATGTGGGCGAAACCTGGACCTACACCGCCAGCTATCCCGTCACGCAGGCCGATCTGGATGACGGGCGGAGGCTCAGCAACTCGGTCTCGGTGACCACGGTGCAAAGCCCGACGCCACGGGTTGATACCGCCGTCGTCAACATGGTCCGCCAGCCGGCCTATACCCTGTCGAAGGCCGTCAACCAGGCCAATATCACCGCGCCCGGCACGCTGACCTATACCATCACCATCGCCAATACCGGCAATATCGCGCTGACTAATCCCGCGATCAGCGACCAGATCCAGCGCGGCTCGACCGCCCCGGTCCCGCCGACGACAGGCCCGACCCGCAGCGGCGGCGACACCAACGGCAACGGGGTGCTGGATGTCGGCGAGACATGGACCTATGCCGCAACCTACGCGGTCACGCAGGCGATGATCAACGCTGGCCAGCCGATCACCAACCGCGTCGAGACCGGCTTTGACCAGATCCCCGAGCGGCGCTTTGCCACCGCGACCACGTTGGTCAACCAGGCTGCGGCGATGTCGGTCACCAAGACGGTCGATCTCGGCTCGATCACCACGCCCGGACCGCTGACCTATACCATCGTCGTCCGGAACGTCGGGAATACCGATCTGACCGGATTGGCCTTCACCGATACCATAAACCAGGGTGGCACGGTGCTGACCCCTGCCCCTGTTCCGACCCGGACCGCCAATGGCAACGGCGACGAGATCCTCGATGTCGGCGAGTTCTGGCAATATCGGGCGGTGTTTACCGTGACCCAGGCCCAGATCGACAATGGCGCGCGGCTGGAAAACACCTTTGCGATGACCTCGACCCAGACGCCCAGCCCGGTCTCGGGCTCGGTGCGGACGCAGATCACCCAAAGCCCGGCCTTCTCGGTCGAGAAGACCGTCGATCCGGTCACCACGGCATCGCCCGGCACGCTGACCTACCAGATCCGCATTCAAAACGACGGCAATGTCTCGCTGAGCCTGCCGCTGGCCGAGATCACCGATCGCGTCAATGCGCCGGGTGGTACGGCCACGCCGCAGGTCGCGCTGGACGAGGGCGATACCGACGCCGACCAGATGCTCGATGTGGGCGAGGTCTGGCTGCTCAGCACCAGCTATGCCCTGACGCAGGCCGCCATCGATGCGGGCGATCCCTCGAACCCCGGGGCGACGGGCTTTGACATCGTGAACACCGTCCGCGCCGCCGCGAGCTTCGGGGGCAATGCGCTGATCCGCACCGATATCGCGACCACGACGGTCACTCGCGGCCCGGCCATGTCGGTGCTGAAATCTGTCGACCGCACCAGCATCGCCGCGCCCGGTTCGCTGGCCTACACGATCACCGTCGAGAATACCGGAAACGTGGCCCTTACCGGCATCGCGCTGGACGACCGGATCACCCAAGGGGGCACCGAGACGCGCCCCACCAGCGGGCCGACGCTGAGCGCGGGTGACAGCAATGGCGACGGCGTCCTGAACGTCGGCGAGCGCTGGACCTATGTAGCGACCTACGCGGTCAACCAGGCGGCGATCGATGCCGGCGGCACGATCCGCAACAGCGTCACCGTCACCTCGAGCCAGACGCCGGCCGCCACCGCCAATGCCTCGACCACGATCCAGTCGCTGCCAGCGCTGAGCGTGACCAAAACCGTCGACCAGCCGACGGTCTCGGCGGTCGGGCCGTTGAACTACACGATCTCGGTTCGCAACTCTGGCAACGTGACGCTGCAGAACCTGGTGCTGAATGACAGCCTGGTGCCAAGCGCCAGCATCTCGCCCGATCCGATGGGCCTGTCACTGGCCCCCGGCCAGACCCGGCTGTTCACCGCCGTCTATAACGTGACCCAGGCCGATCTGGATGCCGGCGGGGCCATCGTGAACACCGTGACCGCCAGCGCCGACGGGTTGCCCGCGAATGCCGCGCAGGCCAGTGCCACCTCGCAGATCGAGCAGCGCCAGCGTTTCGCCATCGGCAAGCAGGTCGACCGCACCGCCATCGATGCGCCCGGTACGCTGAACTATGCCATCACCGTCACCAATACCGGCAATGTCAGCATCAATGGCTGCGAACTGACCGACCGGGTGACGCAGGACAGCACGAGCGGCGGCACGGTCGTGCTTCCGGCGACCGCGCCGGTCTGCTCGGCCAGCCAGACGGTCCTCGCGCCGGGGCAAAGCTGGACCTGGTCCATGCCCTTCACCGTGACGCAGGCGATGATCGATCGCGGCACGGCGATCACCAACACCGCCACCTTTGATGCCGAAAATGTCAGCCCGGATTCGGCGCAGGCCGTGACCGTGGTAGGCCGCAATCCCGGCTTCAGCATCGACAAGACCGTCAGCGCGGCGACCATCAGCGCCCCCGGCTCGCTGACCTACACGATCACGGTCAGGAATACCGGCAACGTCACCCTGACCAATCCCAGCCTCTCCGATCCGGCCCTGCCCGGTCTGTCGGCTCCGGCGGGCGACGGCAATGGCAACGGGTTGCTGGACGTGGGCGAAACCTGGGTCTGGACCGGCACGCGCCAGGTCACTCAGGCGATGATCGATGCAGGCACGCCGATCAGCAACAGCGCCACCTTCAGCAGCAGCGAGACCCAGCCGCAATCCGACGAGGCGGTGACGCAGGTCACGCGCAGCCCCTTGGCTTCGATCAGCAAGACCGTCAGCCCGACCACGGTTTCCGCCCCTGAGACGGTCAGCTTCACCGTCCGGGCCGAGAATACCGGTAATGTCACCCTGACGAGCCCCGTGCTCAGCGATCCGCTGATCCCTGCCGGCGCGCCGACCAGCGGCGACGATGGCAACGGCCTGATGGAGATCGGCGAAATCTGGGTCTGGACCCTGCCCTATGACATCACGCAGGAGATGATCGACGCGGGCAGCCCGATCCTCAATACCGCCAGCTTCGACACCGCCGAAACCAGTCCGCAGTCGGATGCGGCGCAGGTGACGATCCAGCAGGATCCGGGCCTGGCGCTGGTCAAGACCGGCAGCCACGAAGATGCCAACGGCAATAGCCGCGCGGATGCGGGCGAGCGGGTCAACTATGTCTTCACCGTCAGCAATACCGGCAATGTGGCGCTGCGCCAGATCGACGTGACCGATGCGTCGCTGAGCCCCCAACTGGTCGGCACGGTCGCGCAGCTTGCGCCCGGCGCGACGGCGACCCTGCGCGCCAGCTACGCGCTGACACAAGAAGACATCGATCGCGGCCGCGTGACCAACACCGCCCTGGCCCGAGGTCAGACGGCGAACGGAGCCCCGGTCGAGGACACCTCGGGCAGCGGCACCGGCAACGACACGCCGACGGTCGTGACCTTGCCCGCCCAGCCCGGACTGTCGCTGGACAAGCGCCTGGCTGCGGGCGAGGACCCGACCTACAGCCGCCTCGGGCGCATCATCAACTATGAATTCGAGGTGACGAATACCGGCAACGTGACCCTTGCCGGGCCGGTGACGGTGACCGACAGCCTGACCACGACACCGGTCTGCCCGGCGGGCAACCTGCTGCCGGGTGCCTCGATGATATGCACCGCCAGTTCGCGCGTGACACAGGCCGATCTGGATCGCGGCGAGATCGACAACACCGCGACCGCGAATGCGGATGGTCAAAGCGCGACCGATAGACTGATCATGCTGGCGGTGCAGTCCCCGGCCCTGACGCTGGTCAAAAGCTCGGATCACAGCGGCGCATTCGGCGAGGGCATCGTCGTCAACTACAGCTACGAGGTGACGAACAGCGGCAACCAGACGATCAGCGGGCCGATCACCGTCAGCGACAACAGGATCCCGGGCGGCATCGAATGCCTGCCCTCGGGTTCCGTCCTGCTGCCGGGCAATTCCCGGATCTGCACCGCGTCCTATACGGTAACCGAGATCGACTCACGGGCCGGCTCGGTCACCAACAACGCCACTGCCACCGGACAGGGCCCGAATGGCCCGGTGCAATCGCCCCCGGCCTCGGTGACGGTGCCGGCGGATGCCGATCCGGCACTGACCCTGGCCAAGCAGTTCGTGACGGGCGGAACGGTCAGCGACAGCCTGACCTATGGCGCGGGCGACACCATCACCTATCGCTTCACCGTGCGGAACACCGGGCAGACCGACATCTTCGGCCCGCTGCGCGTCGATGACGCGACCCTCGGCGAGACGGTCACCTGCAGCGCCGGCAGCGGCATCGCCCTGACCATCGGCGAGACCGTGACCTGCGATCTGGACCATGTGGTGACGCAGGCCGATCTGGATCGCGGCCAGCTGGTCAACACCGCGACGGCCACCGGCAATATCCCCGACGGCATCGGCGGCCTGGCCGAGATCACCTCGCCGCCCGCCACCGCAACGGCACAATCCAACGCGGCCCCGGCGCTGAGCCTGACCAAGACCGCCGAACCTGCGGCCGGCGCGGCACTGGGCGACGTGATCGCCTTTACCGTCACCGCCCGCAATGACGGCTCGCAGACTCTGCGCGACCTGCGCGTCCTTGACCCGATGCTGGCCGATTTCGCCTGCCCCTCGCCTCTGGCGGTGCTTGCGCCGGGTGAAACCATGGTCTGCAGCGGAAGCTGGCAGGTCACCCAGGCCGATATCGACGCCGGAGAGGTTTCGAATACCGCGACCGCGACCGCCTTCGCCCCACCGCCCGCGTCGGGTGGCAATGGCGTGCAGCTCTCGGCCACGGCCACCGCGGTTCACCAGACCCAGACCGGCGCGCCGGCCCTTGATCTGGCCAAGGTTGCGGCGCTGGTCGACCAGAATGGCGACGGCGTCGCCAGCCTGGGCGACGCCGTCGAATATACGCTGACGGTCCGCAATACGGGCAACGTGACCCTGCGCGGGGTCGAGATCAACGACCCCATGCTCGGCGCGTCGCCGGTGCTGACGCTGGCCCAGTTGCTGCCCGGCGACAGCCGCAGCCTGGTGCGCAGCCATACCCTGACCCAGGCCCAACTGGACGATCCCTCGGGCCAGATCACCAACACCGCGAACGCCTCGGGCCGCGATCCCGATGACGCCACGGTCACCGCCCCGCCCGCCAGCGCCAGCTTGCCGCTGGCCGGGCGCGAGGGGGTCGATCTGGTCAAGACCGGCACCTTCATCGACCAGGATGGCGATGGCCGCGCCAATGCCGGTGACCAGATGGCCTATGTCTTCGCGATCACCAACACCGGCACGGTCACGCTGACCAATGTGGTGCTGACAGATGCGCTGGTCGGGGTCACCGTGACCGGCTCGCCCCTTGCCAGAATCGCGCCGGGCGACACAGATCGCAGCATCACCGGCAGCTACGAGCTGACGCAGGACGATATCGATCGCGGCACGCTGGCGAACGACGCGACCGTCACCGCACAGACCCCCAATAGCGGCGAGGTCACCGATCAGGCGAGCCACAGCACCAATCTCGACTCGGTCGGCGCGCTGCGCCTGGTGAAGACCGGCACCTATGTCGATGCCGACAGCAGCGGCACGATGAATGTCGGCGACCGGATCGACTACGTGCTGGAGGTGACCAATACCGGAACCGAGACGCTGGCACCCGTGGTGGTCAGCGACCCGCTTCTGTCGTTGAGCCAGACCATCGCCCGCATGGCGCCGGGCGCCACCGAACTGGTGACCCGCAGCTATGTCCTGCGCCAGTCCGACATCGACGAGGGCACGCGCGACAACCTCGCCGACGCCGCCGGCACCCGCCCCAATGGCAGCGCGACCGGGCAGCAGGCCTTTGCCGAAGTGCCGCTGGAACAGCAGGCCGATTTCACTCTGACCAAGGATGCCGCCTATCAGGACAGCAACGGTGATGGCCGGATCTCGTTCGGCGATGAGATCGTCTATCGGCTGGTGGTACGCAACACCGGCACCGTCACGCTGAACGGCATTGAGATCAGCGATCCGCTGCTGGGCGGGGTGGTGGCGCAGACCGGCGCACTTGAGCCCAATCAGGAACAGAGCGTGCTGGCCGAATACCCGCTGACCCAGGACGATATCGACGCGGGCTCGGTCACCAACGAGGCGACCGCGCAAGCCTATGCCCCGAACGGCGAGCTTTTGACCCGCGAGGCCGGGACGACCACCCCGCTGGATACGACCCCGGCGATGACCGTGACCAAGGTTGCCGATCAGGAGGTCATCGGCCAGGCGGGGGTCATCGCCTATACCATCACGCTCGAGAATACCGGCGCGACCACGCTGCGCGGCATCGCGCTGGAGGACCAGGTTCGGCAGGATGACGTGCCTGTCGCCACATTGCAGCCGACCCCAGTCGATCGCGGCGACGGCAATGATACGCTGTCGCCGGGCGAGGTCTGGACCTGGCGGGCCAGCTATGCCGTCGGGCAGGAGCAGATTGACGATGGCAGCGATCTGGTGAACCGAATCCGCATCACCGCGGCCAATACATCGCTTGCCGTGATCGCCGAGGCCCCGACGCGGATCGAGGCCGAAACCGGGCTTGATCTGGTCAAGACCGCCAGCGCCGCCCTGTCCGATCCAGCTCAGCCGGGTGACGTGGTCACCTATACGTTCCGCATCACCAATACCGGACAGCAGCGGCTGGACAATGTCACGCTGACCGACCCGAAAGAGGGGATGGAGCTGCCGCGCACGACGGTCGCCCAACTGGCGGCGGGCGCCACGGTCGAGCTGACCGGCACCTATGCGCTGACCCAGGACGATCTTGATCGCGGGCTGGTCAGCAACCAGGCGCTGGTTTCGGGCACCCGCCCTGACCGCACCGATCTACGCGATCTGTCGGGTCCCGATCCCGCGACCGACGCACCGACTGTCGTGCCGCTGGATCCCGCCGCCGAACTGGTGCTGGTCAAGTCCGCCCGCCATGACGACGCCAATGGCGATGGCGCGATGAGCCTGGGCGAGACACTGGTCTACAGCTTCACGGTCCAGAACGCGGGCAATGTCGTGCTGCGCGGGATCACCGTTTCGGACCCGATGCTGGCTGGAAGCCCCTTCGGCACGGTGGCGATCCTTGCGCCGGGCGAAACCCGGCCGATCCCCGAAACCGGCAGCCATGTCATCACCGAGGCCGACGTGGCAGCGGGCAGCGTGACCAACACCGCCACCGCCAGCGGCGCCCGCCCGGACGGGGAAACCGTCACCGGGCAGGACCAGTTGATCACCTCGCTGGTCGCCGCCCCCACCGCCGAGAATGACGAGCGGCTGCTGCAGCAGCCGGGCCAGCCGGTCACCATCACGATCCTGTCGAATGACAGCACGACCGGAGGTGCGGCACTTGACCCGGCCTCGGTCCGGATCGTCGGTGCGCCGGGCGATGGCCGCAGGCTGGTGGTCGAGGGACAGGGCATCTGGACGGTCGATCCGGCGACGGGCGTGCTGACCTTTGCGCCCGCCACCGGATTCACCGGCGATCCCGATCCGATCCGCTATCTCGTCTCGACCATGGCTGGCGTGGTGTCGAACTCGGCGACGGTGACGGTGACCTACGCGCGCACCGGGCTGGATCTGCAGAACGAGATCGTCGGCAACCGCGATGTGAACGGCAATGGCATCTTCGATGCCGGCGACATCGCGGTTTTCGAGTTCACCGTCACCAATACCGGCAATGTCCCCCTGACCGGGGTGACGGTCGCGACGACCTCGCTGCCGCTGCCGGGGCTGGTCTGTGTGCCCGTCGATCTGGCGCCCGGCGAAACCGTGGTGCTGCGCTGCACCGGGGCGGAATATACCGTCACCGAGGCCGACATGCAGGCGGGCGAGATCACCATGACCGCCGAAGCCTCGGGCGAGGATCCCTGGGGCGCGGCGGTGACGGCCGAGGCCGTGGCGGCCGAACCCGTCGCCCAACCGGTCGAACCAACGCTGGAACTGACCAAGCGCGCCCTGCTGACGCGCGTGACGGCAGGCCAGGACGTGCCCTTCGAGATCACGGTGGAAAACCTTGAGACCGAACAGCGGGCCGTCGTCGATGTCATCGACACCCTGCCGCCGGGCTTCCTCTACCGGCGGGGTAGCGGTCGCGTTGACGGCGAGGCGGTCGAGACCCGCGAGGCCGGCAACCGGGTGACCTTTGACGAGGTCACCATCGAGCCGGGCGAGACTGTGGTGATCCGCCTGACCGCCTTCGTACCGGGCAGCGTGACACCGGGCGAATACGTCAACCGCGTCATCGCGCGGGACAGCGACACCGGCAACCAGCTGGGCAACGAGGCGACCGCGACCGTCACGATCGAGGCCGAACCGGTCTTTGACTGCGGCACCGTCATCGGCCGGGTCTTCGACGACCAGAGCGGCGACGGCTATCAGCAACCGGGCGAACTGGGCATCGGCGGCGTGCGGCTGGTCACGGTCAACGGTGTGTTCGTGACCAGTGACCAGCATGGCCGCTTCCACCTGCCCTGCCCGGACCTGCCCCGCGACATCGGCAGCAACTTCGTGCTGAAGCTGGATGAAAGCAGCCTGCCGGCCGACACCGCCGTCACCTCGGAAAACCCGCGGGTGATCCGGCTGACCGCCGGCAAGATGACCGAGGCGAATTTCGGCGTGGCGCGGCTGCAGGTTGTCGCGGTCGATCTGGCGGCCATGGCCTTCGCGGGCAATGACCCGATCCCGGCACTGGTCGACGGGCTTCAAGGCATGGTGGCACAGATCGCCACCCGGCCCTCGCTGATCCGCCTCAACTATACCGAGGCGCAGGAAAGCCGCGAGTTGATTCTGGCGCGCTTGCAGGCCGTGACCCGGACGATCCGGGCGATCTGGCCCGCCACCGCGAGCTATCAGCCCCGGATCGACACGCAGATCACCCGCCAGAGGGCAGGAAATTGA